In Burkholderia lata, the DNA window CCTGTCTCGACGACCGGCGCGTGATCGGCAAGCGGCCGGTAGACCACGCCGGTGCGCCGCAGGTTACGCAGCGATTGCGGCACCAGTGCGACGCCCATGCCGGCCGACACGAGGCTGACGATCGTCTGCATCTGGATCGCCTCCTGGCCGATGTGCGGAGTTTCCCCCGCCGCGCCGTAGCAGCCCGTAATGATGTCATAAAAGCCGGGCGCCAAACGACGCGGAAAGATCACGAGCGGTAACGCGGCAACCTCGGCGAGATGCACGGGCTCGTCTTCAGGCGCGTCGCTCGCCGCCGCCGGCATCGCGACCACCAGCGGCTCGCGCACGACGGGCAGGTACGACAGCCCGGCCGCGTGGCGCGGCGGCACGGGCGGAATGACGAGCCCCGCGTCGATGCGGCCCGCGACGAGTTCGTCGATCTGCACGTCGCTCGTCGCCTCCGCGAGTTGCAGCCGCACCTGCGGATAGCGCGTGCCGAACGCACGCAGCAGCGCAGGCAGCAGCCCGTAATCGGCGGTCGACACGAACGCGAGCGACAGCGAGCCGGCCTCGCCGCGCGCAAGCCGTCGCGCGAGCGGCGGCAGCGCATCGGCCGATGCAAGCAGCCGGCGCACGTCGGGCAGCAGCGCCGCGCCG includes these proteins:
- a CDS encoding LysR substrate-binding domain-containing protein, producing MADPTPDLRQWRYFVTVADERHFGRAAERLSMTQPPLSQAIRALEDALGVALFARTKRSVALTAVGAALLPDVRRLLASADALPPLARRLARGEAGSLSLAFVSTADYGLLPALLRAFGTRYPQVRLQLAEATSDVQIDELVAGRIDAGLVIPPVPPRHAAGLSYLPVVREPLVVAMPAAASDAPEDEPVHLAEVAALPLVIFPRRLAPGFYDIITGCYGAAGETPHIGQEAIQMQTIVSLVSAGMGVALVPQSLRNLRRTGVVYRPLADHAPVVETGLVWRTGDVSPVLAGFIDVVRAQGLAT